TCTTCGGGGGCAACGGGATTCTCGGCGCGTTTGCGACGATGCACCAGGTGTTGCCGGATTCGTTCATGCAGATTTGGGGTTCACCAAGCCTGATTGAGTTTTCCTGGTTCTGGATTGCGGGCTTTTCCATCATGATTGTCATCACCACCGCGGTTCAGGCCAACCAGATGACGGCCTGCGGCTCGGCGAAAAGCGATTACGTCGCCCGCTACGGGTTTGTGGCCGGCGTGCTGCTCAAGCGCTACTCGAATGTCATGTGGGGGGTCGTCGCGCTGATGACCGTCGTGCTCTACGGAAATTCCATCTCCGACCCTGATTACGCGTGGGGGCTGGCGACCCGTGACTTGCTGGGCCCGGTGAACCTGGGGCTGGTCGGCTTGATGATCGCCTGCCTGATCGCCGCATTGATGTCCTCGGTTTCGGCTTTCATGCTGACGGCGGCGGCGCTGATCACGAACAACCTTTACCGCCCGTTTCGGCCGCGGTGTTCCGAAGATCACTATGTTTGGGTCGGCAGGATTTTCAGCGCCGTGTACATGTTGGTTTCCGTTTACGTCGCCGCGCAATCCAAGGGGCTGTTCGAACTCTTCAAGATGACGATGATGTTCAATAGTATCCTCGCGGCGGCCTTTTGGATGGGGATGCTCTGGCGTCGGTCCAACCGCGCGGGTGCCTGGGCCTCGATGGTGTTCATGTTTGTCGCCACGGTCGTTCTGCCTTTCGGCCTGCCGTTGCTGCCGGGAATCCGCGATTCGGCGTATCTGAGCAAGACCACGCAGGCCCTGACCGTCACCCGGACCTATACGGCCCGGGCCATGGATGTCAGTGAACGTGATCGCGCGATTGCCTCGTGGGATAAGGCCAAGGCCAGCGGTCAGGCGAAGGGCGAACGGCCCGCCATGCTGCGCGCCGGGGAAAAGTATGAGAAGAGCGTCCTGTTGCCCAAGAAGTCGGTTTTCTGGAGCGATGGGCTTTCTGTCTCTGAAGGTAAGGTTTCCGGGCGAGGGTATCTGAAAGTCGAACTGGTGGTGTTAAACCGCCTCGGCTGGGACCTGGGCCGCAATTCGTATTCGCTGAACGAAACACTGACCTTCGTTTTTCGCATCATCCCGCCCTTCCTGATTCTCATGCTGGTCGCCTACCTGACGACGCCCGAGGCCAAGGAGCTGCTGGACCAGTTTTATGGCAAAATGCGCACTCCGGTGCTCGGGCACTCACCGGAGGAGGATGAACAGGCGATGGAGCTCACCCGGGCGGATCCGAACCGCTTCAATCACCTGAAGATGTTTCCAAATTCGAATTGGGAATTCCGTCGGTGGAACCGCGAGGACTGGACCGGCGTGCTCGGTTCAATCGGCGCCGCGGTGAGCGTGGTGCTCTTGTTGATGTTTGTGGTGAGCCTTGGCCGCTAGCCCGAACCTTTCACACCTGCTGGTGTGAAAGGTTCACCCTGTCGGGCCGACTCTATCCGGGCTAGGGTGGGGCGCTGGCCAACCAAACCGATCGCCACCGGACAACGGCGCCGACCTTCGCAATCAGGCGCGACCCCACTGGGCCAATCGGTCCACGCCGCGGCGTAAAGACTCGAACGGCTCATAGTTGAAGCGGTCCTGCTCCAGGATCAGCCATTCGGCTACAGCCACGGCATCGATCGCGGCAAACACCTTGGGGTAATCGACGGGACCATATCCAATCTCGGCCTCATCGCGCAGGTGAATGAGCGGGCATCGTGCACCCTGCTCCAGGAGAAAACGGGCGGGGTCGTAGCCTGCATGGTGGAGCCAATAGACGTCGGGCTCCATCGCCAGCAGGCGAGGGGGCGCGGCGCCGAGAATCCAGCTCAGAACCGACCGACCATCGTGCACCGCCAGTTCCGCATCATGATTATGGAAACTGAACTGCAGTCCGACCGCCCGGAGATTGGCGCCGAATTCTGCCATGCGCAGGCCGATGCGTTCGCAGGCCGCAGCGGACACATAGTGCGTGCGGGGCCAGAAGGCGCAGGTCACATGCTTCGAGCCCAAGGTCAGCGCGTCATCGATGATCTGGTTGATTTCGCCGAGTTTGGCCGGGTTGATGTGCATGCCCGCCACGCGAAGGCCGGATGCATCCAAGGCGGCTTTGGTTCCGCGTGCGTCCAATCCGCCGTAGCCCGCGAGCTCGACGCCCTTGAATCCGAGCGCGGCCACTTTGGCGGCGGTGGCGGCGAAGTCTTTGGCCACGGAGTCCTTGACCGACCAAAGCTGCAAGGCCAGCGGCACGGGGCGCAAGGGGGGGGTAAGCGACATGCGCGCGGTGCTAGCGCGCATCCGGGAGGTGGCAATCGCCGGGAAGTTGTTATTGAAAAGTTGGGAGCTGGCGGATGCAGACGATTGCCATTGCCACGGCAGGGCGACCGCGGGGACGCTGCGCGCGATGGAATACCGCCCCTTCGGCCGCACTGGTCTGCAAGTTTCCCCCTTGGCACTCGGTTGCATGATGTTTGGCGGAGAAACGAACCAAGTCGACACCTGCGCGATCATGGCTCGGGCGCTCGACCACGGCATCAATGTTCTGGACACGGCCAATGTCTATCAAGGCGGCCGCAGCGAAGAGTTTGTCGGCGAGGCCCTGCGCCGGAATGGGCGGCGTGCCCAGGTCATACTCTGCTCCAAGGTAAACGGCATGGTGCAGCCGGGTGATCCGAACATGCGCGGGAGTTCCCGTCGGCACATCATCCAACAGTGCGAGGCGAGCCTCCGCCGATTGCAGACTGACTATCTCGATCTGTACCAGCTGCACCGTCCGGATCCCACGACTCCCATTGAGGAATCGCTCGGGGCCATGGATGATCTGGTGCGGTCCGGCAAAGTGCGGTATGTTGGTACCAGCAACTTCGGAGCCTGGGAGGTGGTCGAAACCCTGTGGTGCGCCGAGGCAAGACGCCTCACCCGGATCGCTTGCGAACAACCGCCGTATAATCTGCTCGACCGGCGAATTGAGCGTGAGCTGGTTCCCGCCTGCCAGACATTCGGCGTCGCGCTGATGCCATGGAGCCCGCTGGCCGGGGGCTTGTTGACCGGGAAGTATTCCAACGTGCAGGAGATCCCGCCTGGAACGCGATTTGCCGCGATGGCGACGAATCCCATCACCGCGAGCCGCTGGACGGAGGCGTCGCTTGCCCGGATCACTGCGCTCAAGCCGCTCGCCGTCGCCAAAGGGTTGACGCTTTCCCGGTTTGCGTTGGCCTGGGTCCTCCAGCAGCCAGGAGTCAGCACGGTGCTGGTGGGGCCACGCACGCGAGATCAGTTCGACGATTACCTGACCGCCTTGGCGATTCGCTTTTCCGACGAGGAATTGAAGGAGATCAATGCGATCGTGCCTCCGGGATCACACACGTCGCCCTATTACGAGGGTGGATTCAGGCCGCATGTGCGCTAGCCCGGTCGCTTGATCAAACCAGGGTCTGGCGCGGGCGGAGGCGTTGGCCGACCCGGCGTCGGGAGGGGATTTTCCGTGCCGGCCGCCGAAGCGGGCGTGGATTGGTGGGCGCCTTCACGCGGCGACAGCGGAGAAATGGGAGCGCCGCAGCCGAGGCCCGGCCCGGATCATTGTTTTAGTTTTCGATAATATCATTGACTGATTTGCCATAGGGAGTGGCCGGCCGCATTCGCTTGGAGTCAGTTCGATAACCCCCACTACCCCTATGAACCTATCCTCCCGTCGTTTCGTTCCCTTGCGTTTGCTATTCGCGTGCTTCCCGCTCGCTGTTTTCGCCCAAAAGGCGCCTGAGAAACCGGCCACCGCTGCGACCCAGACTGAAATGGAGGTCACGCTGCCAGCATTCACGGTTGGTGCCGACACGATTTCGCGGTATCAGGCGGATGAGGCGACATCCGCAGCCCGCGTGCGCACGAATTTGTTTAGCTCGTCCTCCACGGTGAGCGTCCTGACCCCGGAGTTCCTGCGCGACACGGGCCCGGGTAAAGTCCTCGATGCGCTCAAGTTCGTTCCGGGTATCGCCGAGTCGACTCAACCGGTGGGCGGCGACCGCATGGCGGTGCGCGGCTTCCAGACCGACGGGCAGATCATGGACGGCTTCGCGCGCACCGGCCCCTACAACCATCTCGAACCCTACCTGATTAACAGCGTTGAAATCGTCAAGGGACCCAACGCGATTTTGAACCCATCAGGTCAGCCGGGTGGCACGGTCAACTACGTCAGCAAGAAGGCCGAGTTTGCCGATCGCGGCGAGGTGATCATGCAAGTTGGCCAGTATGATGCCAACAAGGTGATGTTGGATATCAATCGCCAGGTGAACAAGAACGTCGCCATTCGGTTGGTGGGCGCCGCCATCCGGGATCGCGGATACTACGACAATCCCAATCGCTCCTATAATTTCATGCCGAGCGCCACGTTTCGTTGGGGACGGACCCAGACGCTGACGCTCCAGGGAATTTTCCAGAAGACCAAACGCACGTTTGTTGGCGGTGTGCCGATTTCTCCGCTGGCCAGTCCGACCAATGTCACGACCAAGCTCTGGCCGGGCATTACCGGGGACCGGAAGGTCTACGCGGATGACAACAATCCCCGCAACGAACACGGCGAGCACTACCAGTTCCTCTATTCCGGTCGCATTAGCGATCGCCTCAGCGTCCGCGTCGCCGGTCACTTCCTGAATGACGGGCATGATGCGATTCAATATTCGAACAACTCGGCGAACGTTAACGGCCAGCCGGTGCTCACTGCGGCCTACATCAATCCGTTCACCGGCGTATTCGATCCGACCCAATATTGGGGTGGGGCGCCGACCTTTACGGCCACACCGGCGCCGACACCGAGCAACATTTTCAATCGCAGCTCCTTCTCGGACTTCACCACGACGAAGCAGTATGACTTTCAGAATGACTATGCCTATGAGCTGAAGGGCGAGAAATACTCCAGCACCACCACGGTCGGATTCTCTTGGCTGAAGAACAAAGCCGACTACAAGAACGGAAACTTCAGCATTCCGGCGTACAACATCCTGGATCCGTTGGTTTACGTTGCGCCGGTGGACAATGGCGTTTCGAACGCCGGCAAGCGCAAGACCAGCGTCACCCAGATGTATCTGATGGAAAACCTTTCGATTCTATCTGATCGCGTGATCTTGACGGGCGGCTTGTCCAACAACGTCTACCGGTCGCGTATTGCCAGCGTGACGAAGAACGGCGTCAAAGCCGTCAGCCAGACAGAGCTGTTTCCGTCCTACGGCGTGGTGGTCAAGGCGGCGGACGATCTGGTGGTCTACTATGGCCACTCGGAGAGTGCCGCGATGAATCCGCCCGATGTCGGCTCGACCAATCCGCTGCTCCAAATTGGCCGGCAGTGGGAGGCGGGTGTGCGTTATCGGTTCCTCAAGAACAAGGCCACGGTCACGGCCGGTTACTTTGATGTCGCGCAGAGCAACGTTTCGGTGCCCAACCCCGCGAACCTCTTGTTTCCTGCTCCCGTTCCCCCGTTGCCCGGCCTCCTCTCGGATCGCACGGCCCGCGGGTGGGAGTATTCGCTGAACATGGAGTTGAATGACGAGATCTCGGTTATCGCCAATTACACGACCTTTCGCAATCGCGACGTAAACGGGTCGCCGATTCGTGGCACGGCGGAAAAGTCGGCGGCCGTCTGGGCCAAGTACACGGCGGCCAAGGACTCCAGTCTTGCCGGTTTTGGTGCGGGTTTGGGTATCTCCCACTCCGGTCAGCGGGCCGGTGATTCCCAGACCGGTTTCGCGCAGGCGAGTGTGATTGCCGGAAAGCCGGTCATCAAACAGCCGACGTTCTTCCTGCCCTCCTTTGTCCGTGTGGATCTGGCCCTGTCTTATCGCTTCAACAAGAGCTGGAGCACTTACGCCTTCGTCGAAAACATTCTGGACGAGACCTATCTCGCCGGATCGTTGAACCGGAACTCAGTAGTCGTGGGCATTCCGCGCAATATCAAGGCCAGCCTGACCTACTCCTTCTGAAAACGTCCGACGCTTATACAAGAATCATAACATGACCGCAAAGAAACTCAGGGTTGGGGTGGTTGGACTCGGCATCGGCCGGGGACAAGTTGAGTGCTTTCAACTGGACGAGCGGGTTACCCTCGCCGCGATCGGTGAGAACGCCCTCAAGCTCAGGCGCGACGGCATGGCAACCGACGCGTTTGTGGCGACGACGGGTGCCAAGCTCTATCGCGACGCCGTGGAAATGATCAACTCTGGGGACATCGATGCGGTCAGCCTGGCCGTCACGCCCAAGCACCGCCTCGTGCTCCTTGAGGCGGCGGCCCGGAAGGGCCTGCCGGTCCTGATGGAAAAGCCCATGGCGGCGAATCTTGACG
This DNA window, taken from Oleiharenicola lentus, encodes the following:
- a CDS encoding sugar phosphate isomerase/epimerase family protein; its protein translation is MSLTPPLRPVPLALQLWSVKDSVAKDFAATAAKVAALGFKGVELAGYGGLDARGTKAALDASGLRVAGMHINPAKLGEINQIIDDALTLGSKHVTCAFWPRTHYVSAAACERIGLRMAEFGANLRAVGLQFSFHNHDAELAVHDGRSVLSWILGAAPPRLLAMEPDVYWLHHAGYDPARFLLEQGARCPLIHLRDEAEIGYGPVDYPKVFAAIDAVAVAEWLILEQDRFNYEPFESLRRGVDRLAQWGRA
- a CDS encoding TonB-dependent siderophore receptor; amino-acid sequence: MNLSSRRFVPLRLLFACFPLAVFAQKAPEKPATAATQTEMEVTLPAFTVGADTISRYQADEATSAARVRTNLFSSSSTVSVLTPEFLRDTGPGKVLDALKFVPGIAESTQPVGGDRMAVRGFQTDGQIMDGFARTGPYNHLEPYLINSVEIVKGPNAILNPSGQPGGTVNYVSKKAEFADRGEVIMQVGQYDANKVMLDINRQVNKNVAIRLVGAAIRDRGYYDNPNRSYNFMPSATFRWGRTQTLTLQGIFQKTKRTFVGGVPISPLASPTNVTTKLWPGITGDRKVYADDNNPRNEHGEHYQFLYSGRISDRLSVRVAGHFLNDGHDAIQYSNNSANVNGQPVLTAAYINPFTGVFDPTQYWGGAPTFTATPAPTPSNIFNRSSFSDFTTTKQYDFQNDYAYELKGEKYSSTTTVGFSWLKNKADYKNGNFSIPAYNILDPLVYVAPVDNGVSNAGKRKTSVTQMYLMENLSILSDRVILTGGLSNNVYRSRIASVTKNGVKAVSQTELFPSYGVVVKAADDLVVYYGHSESAAMNPPDVGSTNPLLQIGRQWEAGVRYRFLKNKATVTAGYFDVAQSNVSVPNPANLLFPAPVPPLPGLLSDRTARGWEYSLNMELNDEISVIANYTTFRNRDVNGSPIRGTAEKSAAVWAKYTAAKDSSLAGFGAGLGISHSGQRAGDSQTGFAQASVIAGKPVIKQPTFFLPSFVRVDLALSYRFNKSWSTYAFVENILDETYLAGSLNRNSVVVGIPRNIKASLTYSF
- a CDS encoding sodium:solute symporter family protein; the protein is MLTYTYWGLSLFDMAMIIVYFALVVVIAVRTARKMNSREDYFMGGRSFGKLIQTFAAFGQATSVEHVSTTTTMVNTNGASGIWAMLAGGLMNLPVFWMTSIWYRRLRLLTLGDFFEERYGSKRMAAFYAACQSIYFVLIAAIGFMAMAKTVSAIASKPVAELTSIERVEYEMAVERESLEAGDFSLLTGEQKARLQELQTLNPKKEYSHFNQNWLIIIVAVASFIYASKGGLTAAFMVDLVQGIFIIILSLMLIPFAMAKINLLFGGNGILGAFATMHQVLPDSFMQIWGSPSLIEFSWFWIAGFSIMIVITTAVQANQMTACGSAKSDYVARYGFVAGVLLKRYSNVMWGVVALMTVVLYGNSISDPDYAWGLATRDLLGPVNLGLVGLMIACLIAALMSSVSAFMLTAAALITNNLYRPFRPRCSEDHYVWVGRIFSAVYMLVSVYVAAQSKGLFELFKMTMMFNSILAAAFWMGMLWRRSNRAGAWASMVFMFVATVVLPFGLPLLPGIRDSAYLSKTTQALTVTRTYTARAMDVSERDRAIASWDKAKASGQAKGERPAMLRAGEKYEKSVLLPKKSVFWSDGLSVSEGKVSGRGYLKVELVVLNRLGWDLGRNSYSLNETLTFVFRIIPPFLILMLVAYLTTPEAKELLDQFYGKMRTPVLGHSPEEDEQAMELTRADPNRFNHLKMFPNSNWEFRRWNREDWTGVLGSIGAAVSVVLLLMFVVSLGR
- a CDS encoding aldo/keto reductase, which codes for MRAVLARIREVAIAGKLLLKSWELADADDCHCHGRATAGTLRAMEYRPFGRTGLQVSPLALGCMMFGGETNQVDTCAIMARALDHGINVLDTANVYQGGRSEEFVGEALRRNGRRAQVILCSKVNGMVQPGDPNMRGSSRRHIIQQCEASLRRLQTDYLDLYQLHRPDPTTPIEESLGAMDDLVRSGKVRYVGTSNFGAWEVVETLWCAEARRLTRIACEQPPYNLLDRRIERELVPACQTFGVALMPWSPLAGGLLTGKYSNVQEIPPGTRFAAMATNPITASRWTEASLARITALKPLAVAKGLTLSRFALAWVLQQPGVSTVLVGPRTRDQFDDYLTALAIRFSDEELKEINAIVPPGSHTSPYYEGGFRPHVR